The genomic stretch ACTGGAGATGACGCAGGACACCAAGTCGCTGACGTTCCCCATTACCGTTGCCGATAATGCCCGCGCCGGATTGCACCGCACGGTATACTGCAAAATGACGCTCAATCACACCGGCCACACCGTCACCCAAACGCTCGGTGGCCGCGGCACGTTGCGCATCAATGTGCCGCCTGCCGCGCCGTCCATTAAAAAGCCAGGCGATGGTTCGCTGGGCAAAGTGGTTGTTGCCAAATAATTCACAAAACAAGATTTTAAAATGATAAAAAAAACATTGCTCGCTCTCGTCACCGTGCCGCTAATGCTCAGTGCGGCTCCGAAGGATTTGGTGGATTTACAGGTGTACCCGAAGGACGCCCACTTGGTGACGCTACGCGGCAAGCAGCAATTGATGGTGCAGGCCACGTACGCCGACAGCACCACGCGCGATGTTACTGCGGAGGCAAAATATACCTTTGCCAATCCCAAGCTGATCAAGTTTGAAAAACACATTATCCTCCCGGTCGTGGATGGCAGCACTTCACTGAAAATTGAGTTTGCCGGCCGCACGCTCACCGTGCCGGTGAAAGTAGAAAAAGCCGGCGAGGAACGCCCTGTTCGTTTCAATCTCGATGTGATGCCCACTTTCACCAAGGGCGGTTGCAACTCGGGGAGTTGCCACGGTGCATCCAGCGGAAAAGATGGGTTTCGGTTGTCGTTGTTCGGTTTCAATCCGCAGCTTGATTATCAATACATCACGCGCGAAAACCTCGGCCGGCGAATCAATCTTGCCTTGCCGCACGATAGTTTGTTGCTCGAGAAAGCCACCGGCCGCGTGACGCATACCGGAGGCAAAGTGATGACCGCGGAAAGTAGTTTATATAAAACACTCGTGCGTTGGCTGGAGGCAGGGGCACCCAATGATCCCGCCGGCACCCCCAAAGTGGTGGACCTCGAAATCTATCCGAAACAATCCGTGCTCGAGGGTGAAGGCGCCGAGCAGCAAATCATTGTACGCGCCGTGTACAGCGACGGCTCCACACGCGATGTGACGCACGAGACGATGTTTATCACTAACAACGATGTGTCAACCAAAGTGGACGGCAAAGGCAAGATGACCGCCGGGCAACGCGGTGAGTCGTTCATCATGGCGCGCTTCGACCAAATCACCGTGGGCACGCAAGTGCTGGTGATTCCGAAGCTGAAGAGCTTCGTGTTCCCCAAAGAGCTCGAGGCCAATTACATCGACACTTTGGTGCACAATAAGTTGAAGAAAATTCGAATCACGCCCAGTGGTATTTGCGATGACAACACTTTCATTCGGCGTGCTTATCTCGACGTTATCGGAGAGCTACCCACCCCCGAGGCCGTTGCCGCATTTGTGGTGGATAAATCGCCGGCCAAGCGCGAGAAGCTCATTGACGAGTTGATTGCCCGTCCGGAGTTCGTGCGGATGTGGGTGATGAAGTGGGCCGAGCTGTTACAGATCCGCACTCAAAACAATCAATTTTATTACAAAAATGCCGTGCTGTATTTCGAGTGGTTACGCGATCAGTTTGAACAGGATCAACCGATGGATAAAATTGTGCGTGAACTCCTCGGCGCGCGCGGCGGGACTTTCAGCAATCCCGCCGGCAATTTCTATCAAGTGGAGCGTGACACGCAGAAGCTCACCGAGAATGCCGCGCAAATTTTTATGGGCATGCGCATTCAGTGCGCCCAATGCCACAATCATCCTTTCGATCGCTGGACGATGGATGACTATTACAGCTTCTCCGCTTTTTTCGCGCAAGTGGGTCGCAAGACCGGAGAGGATAACCGGGAAACCATTATTTACAACCGCCGCAGCGGCGGGGTGCGCCACATCGTAGGTAATCGCGATATGCCGCCAAAATTTCTCGGCGCCGAGGGGCCTGAAATTGCTAAGGATGTGAATGGAAAAGTGCGCGCCGGATTTCCGTTGAAAAGCGGTGAGGATCGGCGCATTGCCTTAGCGAACTGGCTAGCTTCGCCCCAAAATCCCTACTTCGCCAAAAATATGGCCAACATCGTGTGGAGTCATTTCATGGGAGTAGGCATTGTGGAACCGGTTGACGATGTGCGCATCAGTAACCCGCCGAGCAATCCGGAACTGCTCGAGGAGTTGGGCAAACGCTTCGCGGGGAGTGGTTATAATTTCAAAAAACTCGTGCGCGACATTTGCGTGTCCCGCGCCTACCAGCGCAGCGTGCAGAGCAATGAGTTGAACAAGGACGACGCGCTGAACTTTGCCAAGAGCAGCATCCGTCGCGTGCGCGCCGAAGTGTTGCTAGATATCATCAGCCAAGTAACCGACACCAAAAACAAATTCCGCGGTCTGCCGATCGGCTCCAGTGCAGTTGAAATTGTGGATGGTGGCACCAGCACGTTCTTCCTCACCACGTTTGGCCGTGCCACCCGCACCACAGTGTGTTCGTGCGAAGTGGCTCTTGAACCCAATCTTTCCCAAGCGCTGCATTTGCTCAATGGTGATACGGTAAACACCAAGTGTGCTCAAGGAGGCGTGGTCCGAAACCTGATTAAAGGAGGCAAAAAGCCGGACGAGGTTTTGGATAATATTTACCTGCGCTGCTTGGCCCGCAAACCGACTGCTTCGGAAAAGGCTAAACTGATGGTGTTTTTCAAGGAAGGGCGTCCGGAGGAAGAGGTCTTGAATGACTTATTCTGGGCTGTGCTGAATTCAAAGGAATTTATTTTTAATCATTAATTAATTCGCCCGCCACGCGGGCTAGCAATCAAGGGGGAACTGTAAAACCGATGAATACTCGGAATCTAAAAACCATCGCCATCGCTGCCGGCTTCATTGTGGGTAGCGCCGGGATCGCCGCAGACAAAGTCACTTACGAGGACAACATCCTGCCCATTTTCCGCAACAACTGCCTCAAGTGCCACAACGCGGACAAGATGAAGGCAGACCTCAACCTTGCCACCTATGACGCGATGATGACCGGCGAAGTCGTCGCTGGCGGGGATTTGGATAACAGCCTTCTTTATCAGCTGGTCACCCACGCTGAGGAACCCAACATGCCGCCCAAGAGCAAACTCGCCGATGCTGAGATTGCCACCATCAAGGCATGGATCATCGGAGGCTTGCTCAAAGACAGCGGCTCCAAAGCCGTGATGGCCTCCAAACCCAAGGTCGATCTCGCACTCGATCCCGATTCCCTGGGCAAACGCCCCGAAGGCCCCGCGCCGATGCCCGTCGAAGTCCTCGCACTCGATCCCTATCAGCGCACCGAACGCACCAGCATTTCCACCGCCATCGCCGTCAGCCCGTGGGCTCCGCTCGTCGCCA from Limisphaerales bacterium encodes the following:
- a CDS encoding DUF1549 domain-containing protein codes for the protein MIKKTLLALVTVPLMLSAAPKDLVDLQVYPKDAHLVTLRGKQQLMVQATYADSTTRDVTAEAKYTFANPKLIKFEKHIILPVVDGSTSLKIEFAGRTLTVPVKVEKAGEERPVRFNLDVMPTFTKGGCNSGSCHGASSGKDGFRLSLFGFNPQLDYQYITRENLGRRINLALPHDSLLLEKATGRVTHTGGKVMTAESSLYKTLVRWLEAGAPNDPAGTPKVVDLEIYPKQSVLEGEGAEQQIIVRAVYSDGSTRDVTHETMFITNNDVSTKVDGKGKMTAGQRGESFIMARFDQITVGTQVLVIPKLKSFVFPKELEANYIDTLVHNKLKKIRITPSGICDDNTFIRRAYLDVIGELPTPEAVAAFVVDKSPAKREKLIDELIARPEFVRMWVMKWAELLQIRTQNNQFYYKNAVLYFEWLRDQFEQDQPMDKIVRELLGARGGTFSNPAGNFYQVERDTQKLTENAAQIFMGMRIQCAQCHNHPFDRWTMDDYYSFSAFFAQVGRKTGEDNRETIIYNRRSGGVRHIVGNRDMPPKFLGAEGPEIAKDVNGKVRAGFPLKSGEDRRIALANWLASPQNPYFAKNMANIVWSHFMGVGIVEPVDDVRISNPPSNPELLEELGKRFAGSGYNFKKLVRDICVSRAYQRSVQSNELNKDDALNFAKSSIRRVRAEVLLDIISQVTDTKNKFRGLPIGSSAVEIVDGGTSTFFLTTFGRATRTTVCSCEVALEPNLSQALHLLNGDTVNTKCAQGGVVRNLIKGGKKPDEVLDNIYLRCLARKPTASEKAKLMVFFKEGRPEEEVLNDLFWAVLNSKEFIFNH